A stretch of the Phycodurus eques isolate BA_2022a chromosome 15, UOR_Pequ_1.1, whole genome shotgun sequence genome encodes the following:
- the LOC133414243 gene encoding gastrula zinc finger protein XlCGF17.1-like codes for MKDEVEYEKPPHIKKEKVPGHPYIIKEEQPEASYIKEEEAPETHHIKVDEEEHPHLEEALLHIKKEEGDELPYIKEEDDITKLPSISVPLKSDDKVLSKNRGTEPPSSSSLSQHMTTEGDNKRWKCSQCGKSLSYKTSLKGHMMIHTGEKPFACLVCGKAFATNVDLKRHTKTHTGEKPFACSVCGKSFANKHYIKRHTRTHTGEKAFACSVCGQRFTQKGSLNAHSRIHTGDKPYACSVCGRRFSHKGSLKVHSRIHTGEKPFPCSVCGKRFIEKGKMRKHTRTHTGEKPFACSVCGRRFSVKGTLKSHSRTHIREKSCAIQHTTIEGDKDVGEQLFYVGLGYVQYHLNVEN; via the coding sequence ATGAAAGATGAAGTGGAGTATGAGAagccccctcacattaaaaAAGAGAAGGTGCCAGGGCATCCTTACATTATAAAGGAAGAGCAGCCAGAAGCTTCctacattaaagaggaagaggcgcCAGAGACCCACCACATCAAAGTGGATGAGGAAGAGCATCCCCACTTGGAGGAAGCGCTCCTGCATATTAAAAAGGAGGAAGGTGATGAGCTCCCATatattaaagaggaggatgataTCACCAAGTTGCCATCGATTAGTGTCCCCTTGAAGAGTGACGATAAAGTTCTAAGTAAGAACAGAGGGACTGAacctccaagcagcagcagcttaagtcaacacatgacaacagaaggtgacAACAAACGCTGGAAATGTTCCCAATGTGGGAAAAGTTTGAGTTATAAGACCAGTTTGAAAGGTCATATGATGATCCACACCGGAGAGAAACCATTTGCTtgcttagtttgtggtaaaGCATTCGCGACAAATGTAGATTTAAAAAgacatacaaaaacacacactggagaaaaaccttttgcctgttcgGTTTGTGGTAAAAGCTTCGCTAACAAACattatataaaaagacacacaagaacacacactggtgagaaagcTTTTGCATGCTctgtttgtggccaaagattcacACAAAAGGGAAGTTTAAATGCACACTCAAGAATCCACACTGGTGATAAACCTTATGCCTGCTCTGTTTGTGGCAGAAGATTCTCCCATAAGGGAAGCTTAAAGGTACACTCAAGAAtccacactggagaaaaaccttttccctgctcagtatgtggtaaaagattcattgaaaagggaaaaatgagaaaacacacaagaacgcacactggggagaaaccttttgcctgctcagtttgtggtcgaagattctctgtgaagggaaccttaaaaagTCACTCAAGAACACACATTCGAGAGAAATCTTGTGCTATACAACACACAACAATCGAAGGAGACAAAGATGTTGGGGAACAGCTGTTCTATGTAGGGTTGGGGTATGTTCAATATCATCTAAATGTTGAGAATTAG
- the LOC133414241 gene encoding oocyte zinc finger protein XlCOF6.1-like → MCARRTAAYEEELWGTKEESEPQGQQLGTVCKTQPRDGLLRVADTSEDLRPYRQEPEAPHIKEEVDDEDIPYIKEEEEPQALYIKKEDEEEPPYIKEEEEEEDVTKLPLTDVPLKSEAEDEGQREENSGAEPPSSSSNQHMTIESDGDHFGGSQADGLIAPLSDSDDPTSHSSDTDDDDDDDDDEEEQSEGHVTGHTDNKCWKCPQCGTTFVYKSLLKRHMLSHTGEKPFSCSVCSKRFTRKGYLKIHSRKHTGEKPFTCSLCGQRFSQKGHLMKHTRTHTGEKPFACSVCGQRFTTNRYLIVHTRTHTGEKPFACSICGQRFSEKGTLGTHTRTHTGEKPFSCSVCGQRFSQNSHLRNHTRIHTGEKPFACLVCGQRFTQKAHLKCHSRTHI, encoded by the exons atgtgtgcaagaaggacagcggcgtacgaggaggaactttggggGACGAAAGAGGAAAGCGAGCCACAAGGTCAGCAACTGGGCACCGTTTGCAAAACGCAGCCTCGTGATGGGCTACTACGCGTAGCAG ACACCAGTGAAGACCTTCGTCCTTATCGGCAGGAGCCAGAGgcccctcacattaaagaggaagtggatgACGAAGACATCCCCTACatcaaggaggaagaggagccgcAGGCtctttacattaaaaaagaggatgaggaagagcCTCCctacatcaaagaggaagaggaggaagaggatgtcACCAAGTTGCCATTGACCgatgtccctttgaagagtgaagctGAAGATGAAGGTCAACGTGAGGAGAACAGCggggcggagcctccaagcagcagctcaaatcaacacatgacaatagaaagtgatggagaccactttggaggatcacaagcagatggCCTCatagctccactatcagatagtgatGACCCAACGTCACATTCCTctgacactgatgatgatgatgatgatgatgatgatgaagaagaacaGTCTGAAGGTCATGTGACaggtcacactgacaacaaatgCTGGAAATGTCCTCAATGTGGGACAACTTTCGTCTACAAATCTCTATTGAAAAGGCATATGTTAagccacactggagagaaacctttttcctgctcagtgtgcagtaaaagattcactcggaagggatacttaaaaatacactcaagaaaacacactggtgagaaaccttttacctgctcactttgtggtcaaagattctctcagaaggggCACTTGATGAAACACACAAGGacgcacactggggagaaaccttttgcctgctcagtttgtggtcaaagatttacAACAAATAGGTATCTAAtagtacacacaagaacccacactggtgagaaaccttttgcctgctcaatttgtggtcaaagattctctgaaaagggaacattaggaacacacacaagaacacacacgggagaaaaacctttttcctgctcagtttgcggtcaaagattctctcagaataGTCACTTAAGAAATCACACAAGgatccacactggtgagaaaccttttgcttgtctagtttgtggccaaagattcactcagaaggcaCACTTAAAATGTCATTCAAGAACACACATTTGA
- the LOC133414240 gene encoding zinc finger protein 691-like, translating to MCATRTADNEEELCGTKEDERQLLDAVCKPHPRVGLRTPDINEVYPHIKVEVEAEDHPHIKDEEPVPPCIKEKQPEHPYIKEKEETQSPNIKEEGQTHIKEEVEEQDITKLPFNCVPLKSENEVQSEEGRGTEPPSSSSSRHMTTEGDGDHCGSSQGDGLLAPLSDSDDTTSHSSDTDDDQEHKAGHTDNKRWQCSQCGKTFADKWVLRRHTRIHTGEKPFSCTICGKRFTQSGQLTTHTRTHTGERRTHNGGQSFSCSVCGQTFSRKESLKTHTRTHTGEKPFACSFCHKRFSQSGQLTSHTRTHTGEKPFSCSVCGKRFSEKDSLKTHTRTHTGEKPFACSVCDKRFSQRGHLSSHIRTHTGEKPFVCPVCGKRFSKKGNLRQHSKTHVGEKTFACSGSPDYFPLPSHFVERFQKYPETFPRQQGELVVSACPVSSPGLSPGGTCSEHLAREASRGNPDQMPEPPHLAPLNAEEQQLDS from the exons atgtgtgcaactAGGACAGCAGACAACGAGGAAGAACTTTGCGGAACAAAAGAGGACGAGCGTCAACTCCTCGACGCCGTTTGCAAGCCGCATCCTCGAGTTGGCTTACGCACACCAG acatcaaTGAAGTGTACCCCCACATTAAGGTAGAAGTCGAGGCCGAAGATCACCCACACATTAAAGACGAGGAGCCGGTGCCCCCTTGCATTAAAGAGAAGCAGCCGGAGCACCCCTACATTAAAGAGAAAGAGGAGACACAGTCCCCCAACATCAAAGAGGAGGGGCAAacccacatcaaagaggaagtcGAGGAGCAGGATATCACCAAGTTGCCATTTAATTGTGTGCCTTTGAAGAGTGAAAATGAAGTTCAAAGTGAGGAGGGCAGAGGGACGGAGCCTCCAAGTAGCAGTTCAAGTcgacacatgacaacagaaggtgatggagaccactgtggatcATCACAAGGagacggcctcttagctccactatcagaCAGTGACGACACAACGTCACACTCTTCAGACACTGATGACGATCAGGAACATAAGGCaggtcacactgacaacaaacgctggcaatgttctcagtgtgggaaaaccttTGCAGACAAGTGGGTTTTGAGACGACACACgagaatacacactggagagaaacctttttcctgtacAATTTGCGGAAAAAGATTCACTCAAAGCGGTCAattgacaacacacacaagaacacacactggtgaaagGCGAACACACAACGGTGGACAAagtttttcctgctcagtttgtggccaaacaTTCTCAAGGAAGGAAAGCttaaaaacccacacaaggacccacactggagagaaaccttttgcctgttcatTTTGTCATAAAAGGTTCTCTCAAAGTGGTCAATTGAcatcacacacaagaacacacactggagagaaacccttttcctgctcagtttgtggtaaaaggttCTCTGAAAAGGATAGTttaaaaacccacacaagaacccacactggagagaaaccttttgcctgctcagtttgtgacaaaagattctCTCAAAGAGGTCATTTGTCTTCACAcataagaacacacactggagagaagccttttgTTTGCCCAGTGTGCGGTAAAAGATTCTCTAAAAAGGGAAATTTAAGGCAACACTCAAAAACCCACGTTGGCGAAAAAACCTTTGCCTGTTCAGGCTCCCCAGactacttccctctccccagccactttgtcgAGCGCTTCCAGAAGTATCCTGAGACATTCCCGAGGCAGCAGGGAGAGCTAGTCGTCTCAGCGTGTCCTGTGTCGTCCCCGGGGCTTTCAcctggtgggacgtgctcggaacacctcgccagggaggcgtccagggggaATCCtgaccagatgcccgagccacctcatctggctcctctcaatgcggaggagcagcagctcgactcTTAA